From Segatella copri, the proteins below share one genomic window:
- a CDS encoding FtsX-like permease family protein: MNFPFFIARRYLFSKKSTHVINVISSISVIGVAVATMALVIVLSVFNGFHDLVASLFTSFDPQLKVVPVEGKTAPADDPILTKIRLLPQVDVATETVEDQALAIYNDHQAMVKIKGVDDNFAELSHITDILYGDGSFSLHAANLEYGTVGIRLAQNLGIGAQWDGFLKIYAPKKEGQLDMTNPGDGFVVDSLNSPGVLFAVKQAKYDKNYIITSISFARNLFGQQGMLSDLELRLKPGSNLDAVKAEMQQIAGNKYKVLDRFEQQEDTFKIMSIEKMIAYIFLTFILVVACFNIIGSLSMLIIDKKNDVVTLRNLGANDKQITRVFLFEGRMIAVIGAVIGIGLGLLLCFLQQQYGFVRLGDSEGSFIVDAYPVSVHYSDVAIIFVTVIAVGWLAVWYPVRALSKRLLS; encoded by the coding sequence ATGAATTTCCCATTCTTTATAGCTCGCAGGTATCTTTTCTCAAAGAAGAGTACGCACGTCATCAACGTCATCAGTTCTATTTCTGTAATAGGAGTGGCGGTAGCTACGATGGCTCTGGTCATCGTTCTGAGTGTTTTTAACGGCTTCCATGACCTGGTAGCTTCACTCTTTACGAGTTTTGACCCACAACTCAAGGTTGTGCCTGTTGAGGGAAAGACTGCACCTGCAGATGATCCTATTCTTACTAAGATTCGTCTTTTGCCGCAGGTGGATGTTGCAACAGAAACCGTAGAAGATCAAGCTCTTGCAATCTATAATGATCATCAGGCTATGGTGAAAATCAAGGGTGTAGATGATAATTTTGCAGAACTTTCTCATATTACAGATATTTTATATGGTGATGGCTCCTTCTCCTTGCATGCTGCCAATCTGGAATATGGAACAGTAGGTATCCGTCTTGCCCAGAATTTAGGCATAGGAGCACAATGGGATGGTTTCCTGAAAATCTATGCTCCTAAAAAGGAAGGACAGCTGGATATGACTAACCCAGGTGATGGCTTTGTAGTTGACTCGCTCAACTCTCCTGGAGTGCTTTTTGCCGTCAAACAGGCTAAGTATGATAAAAACTACATCATCACTTCTATTTCATTTGCCCGTAATCTCTTTGGACAGCAAGGTATGCTCTCTGATTTGGAATTACGCTTGAAACCGGGTAGCAATCTGGATGCTGTAAAGGCTGAGATGCAGCAGATAGCTGGTAATAAATATAAAGTGCTTGACAGATTTGAACAACAGGAAGATACCTTTAAAATTATGTCGATAGAGAAGATGATTGCTTATATCTTCCTGACCTTTATCTTAGTTGTTGCATGTTTCAATATCATCGGGTCGCTTTCTATGCTTATTATTGATAAGAAAAATGATGTAGTGACTCTTCGTAATCTTGGAGCTAACGATAAGCAGATTACCAGAGTATTTCTTTTTGAAGGTAGAATGATAGCTGTGATAGGTGCTGTTATCGGTATTGGATTGGGCTTGCTCCTCTGCTTTTTGCAGCAGCAATATGGATTTGTACGTCTGGGAGATTCTGAAGGCTCCTTTATTGTTGATGCTTATCCGGTAAGTGTCCATTACTCAGATGTTGCCATTATCTTCGTTACTGTAATTGCTGTAGGTTGGCTTGCTGTATGGTATCCTGTAAGAGCGCTGAGTAAAAGGCTGTTGAGTTAA
- the rbfA gene encoding 30S ribosome-binding factor RbfA → MQETRQNRISRLLQKELSLIFQSQTRMMHGVMVSVTKVRVSPDLSICTAYLSVFPSEKGEEILKNINANEKTIRFDLGKKVRNQLRIIPELRFFLDDSLDYLEHIDELLKK, encoded by the coding sequence ATGCAAGAAACAAGACAAAACCGTATATCAAGACTTCTCCAGAAGGAGTTGAGTCTTATCTTCCAGTCACAAACCCGCATGATGCATGGTGTGATGGTAAGTGTTACTAAGGTTAGAGTAAGTCCAGATCTCAGTATCTGTACTGCTTACTTGAGTGTGTTCCCTTCTGAAAAAGGAGAGGAGATTTTGAAGAATATCAATGCAAATGAGAAGACGATCCGTTTCGACTTGGGTAAAAAAGTGAGAAACCAGTTACGTATTATTCCAGAACTCCGTTTCTTCCTTGATGATAGTCTCGATTATTTGGAGCACATTGATGAACTCTTGAAAAAGTAA
- the murI gene encoding glutamate racemase: MMLTSNPGPIGVFDSGYGGLTILHGLRQTMPQYDYMYLGDNARAPYGSRSFEVVYKFTRQAVLKLFSMGCHLVILGCNTASAKALRSLQQRDIPELDPTRRVLGIIRPTAEVIGTITKSNHVGLLATEGTIKSQSYNMEISKLWPEIQVNGVACPLWAAIVEANEADSPGADYFVKKRIDQLMLKDADIDTIILGCTHYPLLMSSIVKNLPDGVRVVPQGQYVANSLKDYLKRHPQMEQMITKTGSCRYLTTESEDKFKESAQIFLHEQVEVTHVDLE; the protein is encoded by the coding sequence ATGATGTTGACTTCTAATCCCGGACCAATCGGTGTCTTTGATTCTGGTTATGGCGGACTGACCATCCTGCATGGGTTGCGCCAGACGATGCCTCAGTATGATTATATGTACTTGGGTGATAACGCTCGTGCTCCTTATGGCTCGCGTTCGTTTGAGGTGGTTTATAAGTTCACACGCCAGGCTGTGCTTAAACTTTTCTCTATGGGGTGTCATCTCGTTATCCTGGGATGTAATACGGCTTCGGCTAAGGCACTACGTTCTTTGCAGCAGCGCGATATTCCAGAGTTGGATCCCACCAGAAGAGTTCTGGGTATTATCCGCCCTACTGCCGAAGTAATTGGTACTATTACCAAGAGTAATCACGTGGGACTTTTGGCTACAGAAGGTACTATTAAAAGCCAAAGTTATAATATGGAAATTTCGAAACTTTGGCCAGAGATTCAGGTGAATGGCGTGGCTTGTCCGCTTTGGGCTGCCATCGTGGAAGCCAATGAAGCAGATAGTCCGGGAGCTGATTATTTCGTAAAGAAACGCATCGACCAGCTGATGCTGAAGGACGCTGATATTGATACCATTATTTTGGGTTGCACGCATTATCCGCTTCTTATGAGCAGCATTGTGAAGAATCTTCCTGATGGCGTAAGAGTGGTTCCGCAAGGACAATATGTAGCAAACAGTCTGAAAGATTATCTGAAACGCCATCCGCAGATGGAACAGATGATAACCAAAACAGGCTCTTGCCGATATCTCACAACAGAGAGTGAGGATAAATTCAAGGAATCTGCACAGATTTTCCTTCATGAACAGGTGGAGGTTACACATGTAGATCTTGAATAG
- a CDS encoding OmpH family outer membrane protein — MKKNLLFLAFALISLTVSAQHTTPAAKAQQQQIAVSAPLHFGYFSFDKVFHTMPGYAIAKHNMDELREKYDAETKRVETEFNAKYEEFLDGQRTYAKTILEKRQAELRELMEKNIAFKAEATRLLQQAENDAYAPLKAKINEEAKKIGKQKGFAFIINTDNNAAPYLNEEMGEDITALLEETLK; from the coding sequence ATGAAAAAGAATCTCTTATTTCTGGCTTTTGCTCTCATCTCTTTGACTGTTTCAGCCCAGCATACAACGCCTGCAGCAAAGGCTCAGCAACAACAGATTGCTGTATCTGCTCCTTTGCATTTTGGCTACTTTAGTTTTGATAAGGTTTTTCATACTATGCCTGGTTACGCTATAGCCAAGCATAATATGGATGAACTCCGTGAGAAATACGATGCAGAAACGAAACGTGTAGAAACTGAGTTTAATGCTAAGTATGAGGAATTTCTTGATGGACAGCGCACTTATGCCAAGACAATTCTGGAGAAACGTCAGGCTGAATTGCGTGAATTGATGGAGAAAAATATTGCCTTCAAGGCTGAGGCTACCCGCCTGTTGCAGCAAGCAGAGAATGATGCTTATGCTCCGCTCAAAGCAAAAATAAACGAGGAAGCTAAAAAGATTGGCAAGCAGAAGGGCTTTGCCTTTATCATCAATACAGACAATAATGCAGCTCCTTATCTCAACGAAGAGATGGGGGAGGATATTACAGCTTTGCTGGAGGAGACTTTAAAATGA
- a CDS encoding OmpH family outer membrane protein: MKKLILMLMLCAPMTMMAQKFGKVNTQQIMQSLPDVAKANGEMEALQKQKENDLKSMQDEFQRKADEYQKGSSTMNATAKQQKETELQTLQQKIQQAYQDGQQELQKKSSELMQPIVAKVRTAIEAVGKAGNYTFIFEDGAAVYTGTNVVDVTKEVQAKIK; encoded by the coding sequence ATGAAAAAGCTTATTTTAATGTTGATGCTCTGTGCACCAATGACTATGATGGCTCAGAAGTTTGGTAAAGTAAATACTCAGCAGATTATGCAGTCTTTGCCAGATGTAGCTAAGGCTAATGGCGAGATGGAAGCTCTCCAGAAGCAGAAGGAGAATGACTTGAAGTCTATGCAGGATGAGTTCCAGCGTAAGGCTGACGAGTATCAGAAGGGTTCCAGCACAATGAACGCTACTGCAAAGCAGCAGAAGGAAACTGAGTTGCAGACTCTCCAGCAGAAAATTCAGCAGGCTTACCAGGATGGTCAGCAGGAGTTGCAGAAGAAGAGCAGCGAACTCATGCAGCCTATCGTAGCAAAGGTACGTACAGCTATCGAGGCTGTAGGCAAGGCTGGCAACTACACCTTCATCTTCGAGGATGGTGCAGCTGTATATACAGGTACTAACGTAGTAGACGTTACTAAGGAAGTACAGGCTAAGATTAAGTAA
- a CDS encoding OmpH family outer membrane protein, with protein sequence MKKIVLMLMMAVAAISAHAQKYALIDMEYILKNVPAYERANEQLNQVSRKWQAEVEALNTEASTMYKNYQNEVVFLSQEQKKAKQDAIMQKEKEASDLKKKYFGAEGDLYKMREALMGPIQEEIYTAVKEISDLRGYSLVLDRASNSGIIFGSPKIDISNEVLQKLGYSK encoded by the coding sequence ATGAAGAAAATAGTATTGATGCTGATGATGGCTGTAGCAGCCATCTCAGCACATGCACAGAAATATGCATTGATAGATATGGAGTACATCTTGAAGAATGTACCCGCTTATGAGCGTGCCAACGAGCAGCTGAATCAGGTAAGCCGCAAATGGCAGGCTGAGGTAGAAGCTCTTAACACAGAGGCAAGCACCATGTATAAGAACTATCAGAACGAGGTAGTGTTCCTTTCCCAGGAGCAGAAGAAGGCTAAGCAGGATGCCATCATGCAGAAAGAGAAGGAGGCTAGCGATTTGAAGAAAAAATATTTTGGTGCAGAAGGCGACCTCTATAAGATGCGTGAGGCATTGATGGGACCTATTCAGGAAGAGATTTATACAGCCGTAAAAGAGATTTCAGACCTGCGCGGATATTCGCTTGTTCTCGATAGGGCTAGCAACAGCGGCATCATCTTTGGCTCTCCTAAGATAGATATTAGCAACGAAGTGCTCCAAAAATTAGGTTATTCCAAATAA